Within Spinacia oleracea cultivar Varoflay chromosome 4, BTI_SOV_V1, whole genome shotgun sequence, the genomic segment TACCAAACTTTTTAAGGGTTGGTTTGGAAAGACCATGACTCGAATAAGGCAATTGGACTCAAAAATCAAATATCCATGACAAGATCAATGGAGCCTATAAGTAGGTATGATACTCAAGACTTTGAATCTTTCCTGTTTAGTATTGGAGAGAGTGAATTGAGAAGAACAGGGCACTTCTTCTCTTGGAGCAACAAGGGGTTGGGTGATACTAGAGTGGCTAGAAGAATTGATAGGGATTTGGGGAAAGGTTGTTGGATGATAAAGTATGGTCGTCTATCTACGCATTACCTTAACACTTCCATTTAGGGGTGGCAGCAGGTCCAGGACCCTACTCTGCCCTGTTGTTCCCTACCCTAAAATTAGGGTATGGGTCTTAATTTTTTAGATcctatagggtaagggtagggtaCGAGTATAAAAGGTATCGTGTAGGGTAGGGTAAGGGTCCCATTTTTAAAACCCATATCGTACCCATGGACCCTTAAGACCCAGACCCTACCCAAACCCTAAACTAAACCCGCTcaaattttgtaaaaaaattaaaaatgaataataaaataaaaatcctaaagtaATTCACAAAATCACCTCTACTCCTGTAAAAGTAAGTCGACACTACCACTCTCTAAGTAAAAGAAACCTCGAACATTGACGTTGTGTAGTTGGAAAGTTGAAATTTTGTACTCTGTGATCTTATTACATAAAATTGTGATGTGTTTAAGGTAAAATAAGGATAATTTTGGAGACTaaatatttatttgttttaaaatttcAATTACTCGTTAGTcttatattattttttgctaattacatataattatatattaaaaaaagtcGATAAAATTTATCGCAAAAATGGGCATCTTAGACCCACtagaccctacccataccctaccaGACCCATAGGGTCTAGGTAAGGGTCTTATAATTTTAGACCCTACagggtaagggtagggtatgggtgtagacgcctacatttggtcTCCGGCTAGAAGCGATAAGTTCGATGATGAGACATAACAACCACTTGGAAAACGCATTCCTAAACGACGGATATTCTAAGACTGACTACCTCATTACCTAAGCCTAAATTTTCCATATATagtaactgctatttatagtagtTGTCTCTTTAAGtatctgctaaaaatagtaagcCGTCCAAAGATAGATTTGTGTCAACAGAATTTTAATTACATTCCAATTAAAATTCTAAGATTTATTGGAATTTTATTTGCACTCCAATTAAAATACTAAGAAAGATTTAAAAGCATTTGAGAATTCCAGTCACATTCCGATTTGATTCCTAAAATCCTAAGAAAATAGACAAAGGATTAAATAGAGTTTTAGTAGAATATATTGAAAAATAAGGattaaaaagagttttaatacgACATAAAACCGAATTGAAATCAGAAAAGAGCACATGTAACCAGAATCATGTGCAAGAAAATTTTTGCGCACAAGGACCCAACGCAATTGATTATACGCGCCACACTTCATGCACAAAACTTCTCTCACGCCGAACAATCCTAATTTCACTCTAACTCAAATGCAAGAAAATCTGGCGCTTGTACCTGAGCGTGAGACATTTCTCACACCCAGGTGCCAGGCGCGAGATATTTTTTGCTCCTACATGCTTTTCAGCACATCTCAACCTCTTACAAATCCCTATATTTAACGCCACCTTTTCACTATAAATAAAGGCTAAATCAGCCAAAGTAGAGACACCAAATCATATTCTCATACTATTCACAAGCTATAAGCCTAAGTCAAAGGTCCCTATACGTCCTTATAATCGCCCTATACGTCTCGTAGTTCCGCCgtcataactcttgttaagcggaACGCTGTCCGTATAAGCGCCCGAATTAAGCCTGGATCCTTCCCAAGAGTCTAGTCAAGTCGGGGAACGTTCGTTGAATAAAAGGAAAGCGagtaaagccaagtggttagtttctgagaaccgcaatatagccaaaactatattgtaaAGTGCCATAatcttatttattgctttaatcaccaTTATAAATATGTCAAACATGATCTGATTATTTATAACGCCTAATAAGACATTCCTTGGACAATCTGGATTTATTGTtagtaccttaaatcaatctaaatcacccTTTGACGATTGTTAGTTAATACTTGTGCATTAAAAGCAAcccagattagtaatgtagtctaaCACATGTCCGTCTTCGTTACATTGAACTAATAAGAACTGCTTCATGTGCTAATGTGTGGCACTTCCCGTATTACTAaatgtcccccgaaccctcaatctccacTCCGCTGGATGTATGTGTAGCGATTCCCACACCAGAAATCACAAGGGAACTGCGTAATTATTTCTAGGTGTTTTCTGACCCTTTAATTCATGTCAACCATAGTGTATTAGTGTTTTGATCATATCTGAATTTACGTTCAAAATTTTAAACCTTTAATTTAAGTTAACAAGAAATAAATTAAAGTTAATATTACAAGTTTTTTTTAGATGCAAACGAGGAGCAAGCTCCGTACAAAACACATAAATATTACGCAACTAGTCGTGGAGTAGTCACACCAACTACGTCCTCATGAAGAAGCTGGGTAATTCCTGGTGGTGGAACATCAAGGATTACCGTCCTTTCCTCAAGAACAACACCTATATTGGCGAGTCTATCTGCGACCTTGTTACCCTCCCGAAAACAATGTAAAATACGAAAATTACAGCCAAATAAACTAATAAGTCTGCGACAATTATTCAAGATGTGGTAGCACTCGCCTCCTTGGTATTCAGCATTTTTGATGACTTCGATACATGCTTGATTATCCATCTGCATAGAGAGCTTCTGTATGCCTAGGTTGACAGCCAATTCAAGGCCCATTTCAGCCGCAAGTAGTTCAGCCTTATAGGCTGTACAGACACCGAAGTTGGCTGCAAATCCTTTTATGAAGCAACCTCCACTGTTACGTAGCACTCCCCCACCTCCAGCCATACCTGGGGCCCCCTTGGCAGCCCCATCGGTGTTCAGACCAATCCAGTCCATAGGAGGAGCTAACCAACGTATGAATATTTCCTGTCTCCTTGGTCTTGCAGCAGGTCCATGGGGGTTTTCATCCTCATTACCGTACAACGCTGCCCATGTTTCCTGTACTCGAGTGCGTATAAACCCACCTGTGTTGATTGGAATTTCATTATGCCTACCAAAGGTAACATTATTTCTCCATTTCCAGTTCCACCATAGTGTGGTTGCAAAGGTCATAGGCCATTCCACCGGGAAGAACTGACCTTCAGCCTTGATGTTTCGAGTGATCCACTCTGATGTGTCACCCGCAAAGAAGGAAGGGTGGGTCGCAGCACCTCCCACGCTTGCCCAGATTGCTTTCGCTGCTCTGCAGTCACGCAGCAAGTGTAGAGTGGTTTCATCCTCCCTTGTTGCACATCTCATACAACGAGGGTCATTAGTAAGTTGACGCTTGAGTCTGTTTGAATTGCAAAGCAGTCTATTATGTAAGACTAACCACATGAAGACCCTTATGCGTTGCTGAACTGGAGATTTCCACACTAATTCCCACTTGGGGTCACTCGGTGTTAGCTCATCCTCTCTTATAATGCTCATTGCATACTTGATAGAGAAGCCCCCGGTTTTTGAACCTTTCCAATACCGCAAATCACCAGCTTCAGGGTCTTCTACCAACTTGTGTCCAGCAATTTCTTTTAGAGTGTTGTTGGGTAGGATATTAGCAAATTCGCCCCATTTCCATCCATCACCCACCTGCCATAATTCTTCAACTATCGCTCCATCGATGGAGCTTGGAATTGGGCCAGTAGCATACTCCCGAAGTGGTTTGTTCGTAGCCCAACAGTGGTCCCAAAATAAGGTTTTTTGTCCGTTGCCAATGGCTACTGCAGATCCCCTCTTGAGCCATGTGGCACTCTCTGTGATTCCTCTCCATACGTTAGACATGTTAGAAGTGGGTACGAACATATCTATATCGCATCTCCCCTTGCAATATTTATGGCGTAGCACTCTTGACCATAGCGAGTTCGGTTCTGACAGGACCCTCCATCCAAGTTTCGTAAGGAAGGCAGCATTGGTCTGGCGAGATGATCGGATTCCAATCCCCCCTTTCTCACGTGGTAGTTGCAAGGTCTCCCATGAGATTAGGTGGATGCGGTTGCGTTCTTCATCTCCACCCCAAATAAAACGTCTTGCACGTTTGTCAATAGAGTCGCAAACCGAACGAGGTAACTTTGCCGTTTGCATCGAATATGTGGCCATTGTAGAGAGTGTAGACTTTGTAAGAGTTATCCGGCCAGCCAAGGATAGATATTTAGATTTCCAACCTGTCAATCTTCTGTCTATCTTCTCACAAAGATGGGCATAAGTTTCCCTCGTTACCCGACTTGTCAAGGTGGGCATTCCTAAATATAACCCAAGGTCAGACGTTGATTGCATCCCAAGTGCTTCACTGATAATTAGTCTGTCATTATCTCCCACATTCTTAGAGAAGTAGGTGGTGGATTTTTGCAGACTAACTTTTTGGCCCGAAGTATCACAGAATCGCTGGAGGCAGTCACGAATTACTATTGCCTGCTCTACCGAGGCTTCAGAAAATAGGATGATATCATCCGCGAAAAATAAATTCGACAGAAGAGGGCCACCACGACTAGCATGGATTGGTTTCCACTTTCCTGTGATCACAGCTTCTTCAATGATTTGATTGAGTCGCtccatacaaagtacaaagagGTATGGTGATAGTGGGTCTCCCTGTCTTACACCACGTGTTGGGGTGAAAGAGGGAGTACGTTCTCCATTCCACAACACTGACATTGTTGGAGAAGTTACACACTCCATGATTACTTCTACCAATCGAATGGGGAGATTCATCTCATTGAGGGTGTCCCGAATGAAAGCCCATTTTAAGCGGTCATAGGCTTTTTCAAAGTCGATTTTAATGGTCATAAAGCCTTTGCCACTTTTCTTCCTTTTCATGGTATGGATAACTTCTTGGACAATCACGATATTGTCTGTGATTTGACGACCCGGAACAAAGCTTGTCTGCGTGCAAGAGGTCAGTTTGGGCATGAGAGGTTTAATGCGGTTCACAATTGCCTTGGTTATGATCTTGTAAGCCACATTGCAAAGCCCTATGGGTCTGAATTGAGAAGGTAGCTCTGGCTTGTCAGTTTTGGGAATGAGGACCAAGAAGGTCTCATTAATATCGGTCGGTAAGCCCTTTCCTTCCAATGCAGCAAGGACCATGGAGTAGACATTCGGAGCCACTACATCCCAGTTTTTCTGATAAAAAAGCGCTTGGAACCCGTCCGGGCCAGGAGCTTTGAGAGAGCCCATGGTTTGAATTGCTAGATCAACATCACTCTTTGAGTAGGGTCTGGTGAGCATATTCCAATCTGAGGTGGCCAGTTCCGTACATACCCCAGTAGGTATGTTTTGAATTTCCGCATCACCCTCATCAGTAAAAAGCTTGGCAAAGTAACGCACGATCAAATCCTTCACCTTCGTTGTATCATGTTCCCACTGCCCTTGCTCATTTTTAATAGCCATTATTTTGTTCCGCCACCTTCGAATCACAGTGCTAAGATGGAAGAAGGTCGTGTTGCGGTCCCCATCCTTCAACCAGTCCACTCGTGCCTTTTGATACCACAAAAGCTCCTCTTGACTGAGGACAGTATCAAGATCACGACGTAATTTTGCTTCTAATTTGATGAGGCTCGAGTTCCTGCCTGTCGAGAGAGTTGTTTGAATTCCTTTGATTCGTGCCATAAGCGTCCGTTTCTCTCGAAAAATATTGTAGAAATATTCCTTATTCCAACTTTGAAGGTCTTCGGAGAAAGACTTCAGTAAAGGAATTAACGGAGCATTAGTGTTCCATTTTTCTACAACAAACTCTTTGAATTTCTCATGTGATAGCCACGCAGCTTGGAACCGGAAGGGCTTGTCAAGGGATGCTAAAGGCGCAAACCCATTTGAGGAGATGAGAAGGGGGCAATGGTCAGATTGAAGGGCGGGCAGGTGTTTAACACGAGCTTTATCAAATCTCAGACCCCATTCAGAGTTACACAGAGCTCGATCTAATCTAGCACTTTGCCAAGTTTCTGAGGAGTTTCCTCTAGACCAAGTGTGGGAAGGACCTGAGAACTCTATTTCAAGTAACTGATTGATGTCCACCCATTGGTTGAAGCGAGCTGTCCTTCTGGACGTTTCAGCACAGCTAGAGCTACGTTCCCATCCATATCGAGTGTCATTGAAGTCACCCGCTAAGAGCCATGGTTTATTATTGTTACGAGCAAAAGAGTCAAGCTCACTCCAtaattcttttcttttcgaagGGTCTGGGCTGGCATATATTGCAGAAAAATACCATGGCATCTCACCTGTTCTCGTGATTTCCATTGTGATGTACTGATTACTTTGAGCAATAGGGTCAATGGTTACTAATTCAGGTTTCCAATAAACCCAAATTCCTCCACTAAATCCTTGTGCGTCTACTCTAGTGTGGCCATTGAAACCTAGCATGGTGGCAATACGGTGAGCATGATCTCCTCCCATGTGGGTCTCCACTAGTGCAAGCATAATTGGTTTATTGATGCGTACAACCTCACGCAGCATTGTCATAAACTCCCGGCTACCGGCTCCTTGAACGTTCCATACCATACACGTTATGGGATAGGAATTCACAGCAAGATTTTGTGCGAGATTCATGATATCTGGACAATTGGGGAAAGCATAATGGAGGGCATTAGAGAGTTGCCTCAATGCCTGCTTGATCTCGATTGGTAACTTCAGTGTGATTATCAGTTCTGGGGACTCGGGCATCGATGCCTCCCATGAGTGAATCTCCATCTCCAGTTTGTGGGTCAGGGGGTCTGctattcccaagtatggttccGTCATTGGGAGCCCTACACATAGGGTTTTCTCCGGGGGGATGTGTAGTGAAATCGGTGTTGGAATTGAGGGAAACATGAGAGATGGATGAAATTATGTGTGGATTGGTGAGTGAATTGTCAAGATTAGCAAGGGATGGAATAGGGTTGGCTTCTTTGCTTGCTTGAAAAATAATCTCAGTGTTTTCTTTACCTTGGGTCATAAATTGTGTACATAAGTGGCTGTCTTTGTTTGGGGGGTGAATATTGGTAGAATCTTTTAGGATAGATTTTGAGAAAGATTTGTTATTTAGATTCCGTACTTCCTGCCATTGCTTGGAATTTCCTAAGAACTGTCCTCTTATATTGGGATTATTATTTGCTTTTCCAATATTAAAGGGATTCTCAGAAGCAAGTATATTTGGATGTTGGGAGGACTTTCCTAATTCGACGGTTTCCAAGGAGGTTGAGATTGTTTCTACCTCTGTGTCAGCGTGATTAGGGGGATCCTGGGCTAAATCCTTGCGTGATCCCTGATTTTGCTCGCCCAAAACAGAAAACCTAGATCCTTTGTTCCCCTGTTGACTTGTGATTGCATTAGATTGGCCGTGATTAGCGGCCTTATGTGGACCTGCTTTCCCACCGTCGGCTTGCTGTTTCTCCGTTCTGATTGGCCGTCTTCGTGGTGGTGGTTTCTTGACCAACATCCATGATCCAAAATCTTGTTCTTCCACATCTTGTTTGGGTGGAGGACTGTGTTCAGGTGGTCTGTCATGGGACTGGTCTAGGGCCATCTCTTCCTCAGTGTTGTTAACTGTGATAGTCACACTAGGGCAGTTGTCTCCTTGGTGGCCTATCTTACCACATTTGAAGCAGATCATTCGCAAAACTTCGTACTGAACCTTCCATATGCGCCCCTTGAGCCAGAACTTTGACAGTAGAGGTTTAGAGAGGTCTAGTTCAATACTGAGTCTTGTAAACTGCCCACGTTGGGCCATAGCTGTGTTACTGTCAATTCGTGTAACCTTCCCGATTTTGCCACCTATCTTCTGCAGGAATTCTTTATCAAAGTATTCTACTGATAGATGTGGAATACGGACCCAAGCAGTTATGAATCTCATTGGAGCATCATCTGGGATGAAATTGGGTACCCATTTCCGAATAGTGATGTAGTTATCATCTAGCATCCACGGGCCTTGGGTGAGGACATGGTTGTAATCACCAACATTGGAGAATCTTGCTATGAAGTATTCATGTCCAATATCTGTTAGTACTAACCCACCATGTAGTTCCCATTTCTTTTTCAGTCGCTTCATCAATGACATGTATCCAATTTTGGCATCAAACATCTTAATGATCAGGGTATGTTTCCAAGGTCTGCGAATCCTTTGTTTTTCCTCTTTTGTGAGCAAAATGATAGGGCATCTAGGGTCGTCCTCCATGCCTTCTGGTGGTTCATCATCGTCTGACATGTCTTCTTCCCCCTCATCTAGATTGTGCAGGTTGGTATGTTGGTCAGCGATGACCATATCTCTGAAGGACCTAGTATTATGGGGGGTAGGGGTTTGATTGCCTGCAGGGGCTACAGCAGGTTGTTGTGGTGCTTTGGTTGGCTGATTGGTGTGTTCATTGTTAAAAATAAGGTGTGTGATTTTCCGTTTAGGTTTCTTGGTGGATCGATTGAGCAGGTCTCGTTCCTCTTGGGAGGGTTCTTGGTTGGGAGGATTTTCTGTCATACTGTTGATCTTTCTTTGTGCAGTTATGAATGGTGGCATAGTTCAAAGTTAATATTACAAGTAGTATTACGTTAAATTGATAGAGCTCGGTGAATTAGCGATCGAAAGGTTGATCGAGTGAGTTTTAAAAGGACAAAGCCAAAATTCAGACGATAACGTATTATATGTTACGTAGATATaagataattaaaaataatatacGCAAAATATTAATTTCCTTACAGGTCTAGGCTAAAACTTTACCTATTACGTTTAGATTCCTAATTAAcataccttcaaaaaaaaaagattcctAATTAACATATTTACCAATTATGTTCGTTTCCTAATTCAATAACAATTAGGTCGGTGTCTCATTATATCCTGGCCTATAAATATAGTCATAGCATTGATCCGTGAAACACAATCACAATTAGAGCTTCAAAGTTATTCTCTCCCGTTTTTCTTTCGATCGATCACAaatcaaaattagggtttcgtTTTCCTTTTGTTGTTGCCGTTTTCTCTGTTTTGAAATAAACTACATCAATGGAATCTTCATCATCATCCGCTGCATCATCAAAGAAGGTGATCTTGAAATCATCTGACCACGAGGAATTCATCATGGACGAGAATGTTGCACTACAATGTCAGACAATCAAGCACATGAGCGAAGATGATTGCGCTAACAACGTGATCCCTGTGCCGAATGTGACGAGCGCGATCCTGGTAAAAGTGATTGAATACTGTAAGAAGCATGTTGACGCTTCTACTGCTACTGCTGCTGGTGGTAGTGGTGATGATGAACTCAAGAAGTGGGATGCTAAGTGTTCCGGTAAGGATTGGGAACGGTTGGAGAGGTCTTGCTGATTGTGTGGTGATGTTATCCTGATGATATCCTGCACATGTAACAAAGATGAACTAGCCTCGAGGGTGATTCGAGGATCCCCTCCGATGCTAAAGTCAGATATGGTaagtaataagtattttaggttTAGTGAAAATGATTGTGATTGCGTACCTTTTGTAATAAATGAAGCCCATATATATAGGCGTGGGTCGGGTGTACGGATAGTTGGGTCCTACCCGATTGATAGCGACCCGTTGACTTCTTGATTGATCACGTGCCGCCTCCCTACCGGCCTTCTGGAGATGCTGGTAAGGATTCATAGCTGCCGGTAAGGATTATTGGCCAGTATCCTTAATTGGTTGGGGGTGTTACCAGCCTGCTGGTAGCAcacccgtacaactagccccctcagagtgagcATATCCGTCTTGACTGATGTGCTTGCTCTGAAAATAGTTCTTTCCCTACAACTAGCCCCCAAAACTGCGCGTTTTTTTCGCGAAATGTGTTGGTGCGTTGATTATGTTTTTAaatgctgactagccccctcaTAATGAATACCACCTGCATTTTTCGCGGAAAAATAAGCAGATCAAATAAATAAGGAACCATGCTCCCCCTTACCGATATGATCCTTAGGGTGTTATGCCCTTGGGACTTCGGATGCTGACTAACCCCCTTGAGACtttggatgctgactagcccACTTGAGACtttggatgctgactagcccccttgagactTTGGATGCTGGCTAGCCCCCTTGAGACtttggatgctgactagcccccttgagactTTGGATGCTGGCTAGCCCCCTTGAGACTTTGGAAAGTTTTTTGAATTTGTACCGCTTAAATTTATTCCACGTGTAATGCATCTGCATGCCTTGCGACGGGTGTCGCTTCATCGCTTTATTTCGACGGTTGAGATTTGTCCTGTCTTTTCAACTTCTTTTAACCGTCAAATCACCCGTTTTTTTGACTTTTGACTATTTAACTTTCGTTTCCTTAATTGTCAAATTTTTTCATTCTTCTCTTcaaacttttctctctccttctcaaAACTTCTCCTTGTTCTTGCGAATTTTTCTCCGCCGCTGCTTTGCTTGCTGACTGTGGGGTTTGTGGGAGTGCTCTTTCTCGGTTCTGGGCTGCTAATTTCCTGCTGTGCTAGAAGGTATAGtcttatttcttttttatttcctCCCTTCGCATAAATTTGTATTTAGGTATAATGTCGAGTGAGCGAGATAGTGAGAATGAGTTGAGTGGGGCTGGGTATGATGATGCTGACCTTGCGTACGTTTCTGAGGACGTCAATTTTGAGGATGATGATAAACCGTCTACCTCCGATTACTTTGAACCGTCCTACGCGGAAGCTTCCAAGGAATTACAGGCTCATGTGCGTAAACAGGTACAAGCTGATATTCGTCGTGATTTAAATTTACTTGATAATTTCGAAACAATCCCGGCAGTGGATACTCCCTCAATTGCCCTTGACTACGAACTTCAATCTTGGACGCAATTTATGGACCTTGCCGGTAAGGGACATGGGGATTACAGCACTAACTTTGGCAATGTTGTTGTGTCTTTTAATCAGGATGCCGTAAGGGGTGCCCATTTGGAGAATGTGGCTGGTGGGAGCCGCCAAATGGATGCTGGAGAGGTTAGCAGTCGTGCCAACAATGCTGATGATTATGCTGGTAGTGATGGGGAAGAGGAGGAGGATATAGGGGATTCGATTTTGGAGTCTGATGACGATATTGCCCTATTGTGGGATGATGGTGAGGATGTCACCTCTCTATGCCAGCAGGTTGTGAGGGAGGGATATTTGGATGTGGAGCCGGACTCTGATACAGAGGAGACGAGGTTTAGGGTTGAATGCCCTCCTCCTGCTGACAGTGCTGTTGGTAAAGTTAAGCTACTCAAATCTTTTCGTGATAGGGTTATCAAAGACAACCATCAGCGATGGGCCAAAGAGTATCTGAAGCTGCCCAAAGGGTATCGTCTTGTGGTTCCTGCAGAGGGGAGTGTGATGATGAATTGCCCTCCTGGTCATATCGGTTTGTATGCCCATCATATTGATTTTGGCCTCCGATTTCCTCTGCATCCCCTTATAGTGAAAGTATTTCGGGCTTGGAACGTATGTTTGGCGCAAGTAACGCCTCAGGTAGTGAGGAATGTGGTGGCCTTTACCTGGTTGTTGTCCTTTTAGCAATGGCCCCAAACCATTAATCTGTTTAGGCGGTTGATTTGGTTGAAGAGATATAAAAAGAAGTCTGGATGGTGGTCTTTTTACACCAAGGCAAGCAAAATGATTGTCAACCCCAAGTTGCCGAGTTGTAAAGATTGGGAGAAAAAGTTCTACTGGTTAAGAGTGCCATCTGACTTCCCCATTCAGACTCGCTTTCACATCCCCCGTCCTCATATGAACCATTACCCTATTCGGGAGCTGGGTTTCAGGGAGAAAAGGGCGCAACAGTTTGTATCTTGCTTACATGTTGATACTGGTTTGCAGAAGTCTGTGACTGTTCCTAAATATTGGTTGCCTCCCGCCAAGTATATTCTGGCAAATAGGCCGTTGTCTGCAGTCGGCTTGTGCCACACCCATACTCTTGGTATGGTCGTGGGGCTGATAGCTATATCCCCCTTTTAATTTGTTTAAGTATGCTTTGCTGTATGGTGTGTATTTTTATTGTCTgtgtttgaacatttatttgtgCTTCTTACCAGGTCTGCACACTCTTGATTTCGGTATTCTTGGATTGGGCAAAGACGGTCGTCCTACTACCAATAACCCTCCGAATCCGAAAGGCGTGTTTTCTACTACATCCAGCTACGCAACTAAGGCGAACAAAAAACGCGGTTTATCTCGGGAGGAGCCTGCTAGTGAGTCTCCTGTCAAGAGAACAAAAAAGCTAAGTTCCCTTCATAAACCTCTTACTATTCGCGAACCGGCTGTCGTGTCTACTGGTGGTTGGACCGttgaaatcattcctccataaaCTTTTGGTACGACTCACGCTGCCGGTATTTCTGAAATGGCTGGTGGTTTCAAAAGTTTGGACTGTGGTCGCGGCGCGACTCTTATTGGTAGGCGTCCCCGTGAACGCAGTCAGCTTTTCAATCGCTCGACTCGGTCTCGCCCTAACGAGTCTGCCCAACCTGCTTCTGAAAAGTCTCGAGAGAAAACTCCTGAGAACATTGAGTTGGTT encodes:
- the LOC130471349 gene encoding SKP1-like protein 1A, translating into MESSSSSAASSKKVILKSSDHEEFIMDENVALQCQTIKHMSEDDCANNVIPVPNVTSAILVKVIEYCKKHVDASTATAAGGSGDDELKKWDANERFVQTIHTNTLFDLILAANYLDIKSLLDLTCQTVADMIKGKTPEEIRKTFHIKNDFAEEEEAAIRKENQWAFE